The Parcubacteria group bacterium ADurb.Bin159 genome contains a region encoding:
- the xerC gene encoding Tyrosine recombinase XerC, whose amino-acid sequence MEFKNTQLTPHKSSQKTPLYLLMEDFLEHLEVEKNRSPLTTRNYKLYLEKFFSWGQKEFPPFQKPEDINKEAVRQFRRYLSRLKNQEGDYLSPNTLNYYLIAIRSFLKYLSSRDIKSLAPEKIDLAKPKEREISFLEGKELETFLNAPLQTKESDIIRFRDKAILELLFSTGLRVSELTNLKIENINLEKDEFQVKGKGGKWRIVFLSNQAKYWLKKYLEMRKDVHPELFIRLDKAGKNEETFGLTPRSVQRIVKKYAKIAGITKKLTTHSLRHSFATDLLNAGANIREVQKMLGHSSLATTQIYTHVTDTHLKKVYQTFHDKHRKGDSPLFPTSANPHQ is encoded by the coding sequence ATGGAGTTTAAAAATACACAATTAACTCCCCATAAATCTTCTCAAAAAACTCCTCTTTATTTATTGATGGAAGATTTTTTAGAACACTTGGAAGTAGAAAAAAACAGAAGCCCTTTGACTACCAGAAATTATAAACTTTATTTAGAAAAATTTTTTTCTTGGGGGCAAAAAGAATTTCCTCCTTTTCAAAAACCCGAAGATATTAATAAAGAGGCCGTTCGCCAATTCAGGCGATATTTATCTCGACTAAAAAATCAAGAGGGTGATTATCTTTCTCCTAATACTTTAAATTATTATTTAATTGCTATTCGCTCTTTTTTAAAATATTTATCTTCGCGCGATATTAAATCTTTAGCCCCAGAAAAAATAGATTTAGCCAAACCAAAAGAAAGGGAAATATCTTTTTTAGAAGGCAAAGAATTGGAAACTTTTTTGAATGCTCCGCTTCAAACCAAAGAATCAGATATCATTCGTTTTAGAGACAAAGCAATTTTGGAATTGCTTTTTTCCACTGGCTTGCGCGTTTCTGAATTGACTAATTTAAAAATTGAAAACATTAATCTTGAAAAAGATGAATTTCAAGTGAAGGGCAAGGGCGGAAAATGGCGAATTGTTTTTCTCTCTAATCAAGCGAAATATTGGCTGAAAAAATATTTAGAAATGCGGAAAGATGTTCATCCTGAATTATTTATTCGTTTAGACAAAGCAGGAAAAAATGAAGAGACATTTGGCTTAACCCCCCGCAGCGTCCAAAGAATTGTAAAAAAATATGCTAAAATAGCCGGCATAACTAAAAAATTAACTACCCATAGCCTCCGCCATTCTTTTGCTACTGACCTCTTAAATGCCGGGGCGAATATCAGGGAAGTACAAAAAATGTTAGGCCACTCTTCTTTAGCCACCACACAAATTTACACTCACGTCACTGACAC